From a region of the Mesotoga sp. UBA6090 genome:
- a CDS encoding flavodoxin family protein produces the protein MKVVAFNGSPRIDGNTSKMIEEVFAVLNDEGIDTEIVQIGGSRVMGCTACNVCFETKNKRCAIDDDYVNGCIEKMLDADGIIFGTPTYFADLSPEVKALIDRAGMVALANNAMFKRKVGAAVVAVRRGGSIHAFDSVNHFFLISQMIIPGSSYWNLSIAWRKGDFEKDKEGIRTMRVLGENMAWLLGKIHE, from the coding sequence ATGAAAGTGGTAGCCTTTAATGGAAGTCCGCGCATTGATGGAAACACCTCTAAGATGATTGAAGAAGTCTTCGCCGTTCTAAATGATGAAGGAATAGATACCGAGATAGTCCAAATTGGCGGTAGTCGTGTAATGGGATGCACTGCCTGCAATGTTTGCTTCGAGACGAAGAACAAGAGATGCGCAATTGATGATGATTATGTGAACGGTTGCATAGAAAAGATGCTTGATGCAGACGGAATTATCTTTGGGACGCCAACGTATTTTGCAGATCTCTCGCCCGAGGTGAAGGCTCTGATTGACAGAGCTGGAATGGTGGCGCTTGCCAACAACGCTATGTTCAAGAGAAAAGTGGGTGCGGCCGTAGTAGCGGTTCGAAGAGGAGGATCGATTCACGCATTCGATTCTGTCAATCACTTTTTCCTTATCTCTCAGATGATAATTCCCGGTTCATCATACTGGAATCTCTCGATAGCCTGGCGAAAAGGGGATTTCGAGAAGGATAAAGAGGGAATTCGAACGATGAGGGTTCTCGGCGAAAACATGGCCTGGTTGCTAGGAAAGATCCATGAGTAG
- a CDS encoding thioredoxin family protein, producing the protein MKIEIFGSGCPRCKQTEKIMKMAVEEMGSDAIVEKVTDMMVIMEKGIVSTPAVAVDGKIVLSGKIPSLDEAKRLIKG; encoded by the coding sequence ATGAAGATCGAAATCTTTGGTTCAGGCTGTCCGAGGTGCAAGCAGACAGAAAAGATTATGAAGATGGCCGTTGAAGAGATGGGTTCAGATGCGATAGTGGAGAAGGTAACAGACATGATGGTGATTATGGAGAAGGGAATAGTATCGACTCCCGCTGTCGCAGTGGACGGGAAGATCGTTCTATCAGGGAAGATACCCTCACTAGATGAGGCGAAGAGACTTATCAAGGGTTGA